The window GTCATGGAATAAATAGCAGTCACGCAATTCCCTCCAGCCCCACCTGCACACCACCTTCGCCGGCATTGGCCAACACCACATCGTCATCATTGAACTGCATGTTATAAAGCCGCTGATACGTTCCCGAATACTGCATCAGCTCATCATGCGTACCAATCTCCGTGATACGTCCACCTTCAATCACTGCGATCCGAGAAGCCCGTCGAACGGTCGAAAGACGATGCGCAATCACAAACACGGTTCGACCTTGCATCAGATTTGCCAAGGCCGCCTGCACCAGCTGCTCGCTCTCCATATCCAAAGACGACGTCGCCTCGTCCAAAATCAAAATTGGCGCATTCTTCAAAATTGCCCGCGCAATCGCCAGACGCTGCCGCTCTCCCCCACTCAACCGTGCGCCCTTTTCCCCAACTACCGTGTTGTATCCATCCGGCATATTGAGAATGAAATCATGCGCTCGCGCCATACGAGCTGCCTCTTCCACCTGGCTCATCGGAACATCCGGCTGACCGTATGCGATATTGTTTCGCACCGTGTCGTTAAATAGAACCGTCTCCTGAGTCACGTTGCCGATTTGCTCTCGCAGCGAGGCAATAGTTACATCGCGCAGATCGTGCCCATCCAACAGAATTCTTCCCTCATTAACATCGAAGAATCGCGGGATCAGATTCACCAGCGAAGACTTCCCAGCTCCACTTGGCCCGACAAACGCGATCACCTCACTCGGCTGCACAACCAGATTGATGTCGTGCAGCACCTGCTTCATTTCACCGCCACTCTCATAGGCAAAACCTACATTCTCGAAACGGATTCCCTCAGTGAACCCCTTCAAGACATAAGCGCGTTTCTTCTCCTGGACATCGTCCTGCGCGTCCATAAACTTGAAGATCTCTTCGCTCGCTCCCAGTGCCTGCTGAAAGCTGTTATAGAACAGCGCAAACTTCCGCACCGGATCATATAACGTAAACACCGCAATCAGAAAGGAGATAAACGAACCGATCGTCATCGATCCGCCCTTGATGCGATCACGTCCGAGCAGCAGAAGCAACGCAATCGCAACGGAACCAAGCCCGTCCATCAACGGCGAACTAATCGCCTGCACGCTTACCGACCGCAGATTCGCGCTAAACAGCCTTCGTGCCGCGCGACGGAAGCGGTTCATCTCCCATAGCTCCATCCCAAACGCCTTCACGATTCGATTCCCAGTAATCGTTTCGTGAAGAATGTTCTGAATCTCAGCCAGCTTGTCCTGTCCCTTGCGCGTCGTCTGTCGAACTCGTCTCCCGATGCGCCGCGCCGACGATATCACTACCGGAACGAACAGCAGCAACACCCATGCGAGCTTGCCGCCGTAAAAAATTGCCACCCCGGCCATAAAAATCAGGGTGAAGATCTGCTGCAGAAACTCCCCAAGCACACTCGACATCGCTGTCTGAACGCGCTCGATGTCATTGATTAACGTCGACAGCAAAGTCCCGGTCGTATGCTTCTGAAAAAATCCCACCGATCGACGCAGCACTGCGTTATAGAGATCGTTTCGCAGATCGGTGATCATACCGAAGCCCGCGTAGTTCACCAGATATGTACCCGCGTAATCGCATACCGATTTCAACAGAGCGGACGCCACCAACGCATACGCCACCACCGTCCAAGCATTGTGCAGCGAACTCGGTACAAGAAAATGCAGGTTCAGAGGTCTCGCAAGCATAGGCACACGAAACACCAGCACATCATGCGTGTACGCATCTGGGCTCAGTACATTATCGAAGATCGGTTTCACCAGCAGCACGCGGAACGCTGCCATCGCCCCTACAACCGCCATCAGCACAACAGACGCCAGCGAATAGAACGCATACGGCCGGACATACAGAAGCAATCGCCAGATGCGCTTCAAGCCATCACTCTCCCGGTCGTCGTCATCGCACTGCGCATCTCATCATTCTATTGCGCTCCGACGCTTCGCCCAACCTCACCTCAACTACTTCGGCATATCCCGATGAGCCGTCTTCACAGAATATCCTTCCTTCGCGAGACGCTTTTTCATCTCTTCCGCAATAAATACAGAGCGATGCTGCCCCCCAGTGCACCCAAACGCTACCGTCAGATAGCTCTTTCCTTCCTTTATGTAGTGAGGAAGAAGGAACTTCAGCATATCCGTCGTCTTATCCAGAAACTCCTTCGTCTGCGGAAACTGAAGGACATACTTCGCCACCTTTGGATCCTTACCGGTCAGCTTGCGAAACTCCGGAACAAAATGCGGATTCGGCAAAAAACGCACATCGAAGACCAGATCCGCCTCAGTCGGTACACCATTCTTAAATCCAAAACTGTTCGAAG is drawn from Edaphobacter lichenicola and contains these coding sequences:
- a CDS encoding ABC transporter ATP-binding protein, which translates into the protein MKRIWRLLLYVRPYAFYSLASVVLMAVVGAMAAFRVLLVKPIFDNVLSPDAYTHDVLVFRVPMLARPLNLHFLVPSSLHNAWTVVAYALVASALLKSVCDYAGTYLVNYAGFGMITDLRNDLYNAVLRRSVGFFQKHTTGTLLSTLINDIERVQTAMSSVLGEFLQQIFTLIFMAGVAIFYGGKLAWVLLLFVPVVISSARRIGRRVRQTTRKGQDKLAEIQNILHETITGNRIVKAFGMELWEMNRFRRAARRLFSANLRSVSVQAISSPLMDGLGSVAIALLLLLGRDRIKGGSMTIGSFISFLIAVFTLYDPVRKFALFYNSFQQALGASEEIFKFMDAQDDVQEKKRAYVLKGFTEGIRFENVGFAYESGGEMKQVLHDINLVVQPSEVIAFVGPSGAGKSSLVNLIPRFFDVNEGRILLDGHDLRDVTIASLREQIGNVTQETVLFNDTVRNNIAYGQPDVPMSQVEEAARMARAHDFILNMPDGYNTVVGEKGARLSGGERQRLAIARAILKNAPILILDEATSSLDMESEQLVQAALANLMQGRTVFVIAHRLSTVRRASRIAVIEGGRITEIGTHDELMQYSGTYQRLYNMQFNDDDVVLANAGEGGVQVGLEGIA